The Ralstonia insidiosa region AAGCGCTCGGCCACGTTCTTGAGTTCGCGCACGTTGCCGGGCCAATCGTGGTGTTGCCAGCGCATCATGTCCTGCGCGGACCAATCCGGCGCAGCCCGGTCGTAGCGCACGCCGGCCTGCTGCAGAAAGTGGGCCATCAGCAGCGGGATGTCCTCGGCGCGCTGACGCAGCGGCGGCAGCGCAATCGATACAACGTTCAGGCGGTAGTACAAGTCCGCGCGAAACGCACTGCGATCCGACGCCTCCTTCAGATCCACCTTGGCCGCGGCCACCACGCGGCAATCGACCGGCACGCTCGCGTTGCTGCCCAGCCGCTCGATGCTGCGCTCCTGCAGGGCACGCAGCAGCTTCGCCTGCAAGGCCAGCGGCATCGATTCGATCTCGTCCAGAAACAGCGTGCCGCCGTTGGCGTATTCCATCTTGCCGATGCGGCGACGGTTGGCACCGGTGAAGGCGCCCGACTCGTGGCCGAACATCTCGCTCTCGAACACGGATTCGGGCAGTGCCGCGCAATTGAGCGCGACGAACGGACCGCGCCGCCGGCTGCCCTCGTGAATGGCGCGAGCGAGCACTTCCTTACCCGAGCCGGTCTCACCGGTGACGAGGATGTCGGCGTCGGTCGGTGCCAGCGCGGTGACGAGCCGGCGCACGTTCTGCATGGCCGGGCTCTGGCCGATCAGTGGGTACGCCTGCCGGCCCTGTAACGCCTCACGCAGTCGGAGGTTTTCGGAAGTGAGCCTGCGCTTTTCCAGCGCGCGCCGTACCACGTCGACCAGGCGCTCGGAGTGAAACGGCTTCTCCATGAAGTCGTACGCACCAGCACGCATGGCGGCCACAGCCATCGTCACATCGCCATGACCGGTGATGAGGATGACGGGCAACTGGCGGTCGTGCTGCAGCATCTCGCGCAGTACGGCCAGGCCGTCGCGGCCGGGCAGGCGCACGTCGGTCACGACCACGGCAGGCGTTTGCGTCGCGAGCGCAGCCAGCGCGCTTTCCGCATCGGCAAACGACTGCACCGGCACGTCCGCCAGCGTGAGCGCTTGCTCGCAGCCCAGGCGCACCACGTCGTCGTCTTCGATCAGGAAGACAGGTGCGTGATCGATGGGGGAAGACAGATCAGGAGAGACGTTTTCAGGCATGCGGTTTTACGACACGTTCCAGCTCGATGACGAATTCTGCGCCGCCAGCGCCGTCGTCGGCATTCTGGCCCACGAGCCGCCCGCCGAAATCTTCGATGATGGCCAGTGAGATTGCCAACCCGAGCCCAAGGCCCAGGCCGTCGTCCTTGGTGGTGAAAAAGGGCTCGAACAGGCGCGGCAGTACGTCGGGGGGGATGCCCGGGCCAAAGTCGCGCACGGTGATGCGTACCCAATTCTCGATGGGTTCAACGCGCACATGCACGGCGGCGGATTCGGGTTGCGAGGTCTCGGCCATCGCATCAATGGCGTTGCGGATGAGGTTGACGAGCACCTGCTCCAGCCGCACGGCGTTAGCCCAGACAGCCAGGTCGGGCGGCACCGGCGGGGCCGTCACCGTCACACCCACCTGGCGGCGGCGCGTTTCCACCAGCATCAGCGCCTGGCGGATGGTCTCGTCCACCGACACTGCAGCGCGCGCCTCATCCCCACGCGCGCCCTTGCGCGAGAACGCCTTGATGTGCGAAACGATGCGGCCCATGCGCTCGGCAAGCTGGCTGATGTGCGTAAGGTTGCCGCGCACCTCGTCGATACGGCCGCGCTCGGCCAGTTGATTGGCGTTATCGGACAGCGTAGTCAGCGCGGTAAGCGGTTGATTGAGTTCGTGCGTGATGCCGGCGGCCATCTGGCCGAGCACCGCGAGCTTGCCGGCCTGCACGGCAGCGTCGCGCGTTTCGCGCAGGATGCGCTGTGCGGCGTCGAGTGCCTCGACCTTGCTGGCGAGTGCGGTGTTGGCGGAGGTCAGCTCAGCCGTGCGCTGGGCAATGCGCGCTTCCAGGTCGCGTTGGACTTCGCGCAGGGCAGCGCGTGCGCGGCGTTGCTCTTCGCGGCGGCGGGTACGCAGGCGCAGCGCAACGAACACGGAGAAGACCAATGCCATCGCAAACGCAGCACTGGCACCGGCCACCAGGGCGGTGCGTTGCTCGTCGCGCGGGTCAATCAGCACGGCAACCTGCCAGCCAAGCAGGCCCACGGGCCGGTACTGCACGCGCAGTGTCGACGCCGATTTTCCGGGCAGCGCAACGCGTACGGTCTGGGGCGGTTGGTCCGCAGAAAAGGGTACGCCCCCGGCTTGGGTGTCGAGTGGCGTGAGGGAATGCGGCGCATATTGGCGCGTCGCGTCGAGGGCAGTTTGCTGTTCGGGGCTCAACGTGCCGAGTGTGCGGTACTTCCATTCAGGCACAGACGACAGAAAGATGACGCCGTGGCGATCCACCAGCAGCACCGTGTCGCCGCTGCGCGAAAGCGATGCCTCGAAGGCATCCAGGTTGACCTTCACGACCACCACGCCGATCGGCTTGGCGTCTTCGCGTACTGGGGCAGCCACAAAATAGCCGGTCTCGCCGGTGGTGTTGCCTACACCGTAGAAGCGGCCCAAGCCCTCGCGCATGGCCTCGGCAAAGTACGGGCGAAACGCGTAGTTCTGGCCGACGAAGGAAGTCGGCAGATCCCAGTTGCTGGCCGCAATCGTGAGGCCCGTCGTATTGATCAGGTGAGCGGCGGCCAGATCTGTAGCCGCCTGGACTTCTTTCAGATAGGCATTGGCGGCACGACGCATGGTGGCGTCCCCCGCCTGCGCGTCTTGCAGCAGCGCAACGTGCAGTACGTGCTCCAGCGCAGCCAGCCGCGGCAACGATTCATAGCGCGCCAGCGTGCTGCGCAGGTTCTGCGCGTAGTAGGTGGTGCGCTGGCCGGCTTCTTCAGCGCGCGTGGCAACGTAGCGTTGCAGGGCGATGGCGTAGGCGCCCCACCCTGCCGCCGCGCAGCACGCGGCCATCGCCAGCGCAACGGCCAGCCGCCAGCCGCGCCCGCGTGCGGGGTGGGCAAGGTCGGCGTGACCGTCGGGTTGGGTCATGAATGCATCAGTGTTCGATTCGCGAGTGCTTGCGAGTATCGCGCATGAACACGTACACCATCAGCGAAATGAAGATCGTGCCCGTCACATACCAGTAGAACAGCGACTCGTGGCCGGCCTGCTTGAGCCACAGCGCGATGTACTCGGCCGTGCCGCCAAAGATCGACACCGTGAGCGCATACGGCAGACCCACGCCCAGCGCACGCACTTCCGCCGGGAACAGCTCGGCCTTCACCACCGCGTTGATCGACGTGTAGCCCGAAACGATCACCAGCGCGGCCATGATCAGGAAGAAGGCCGTCCACACGTTGGTGGTCTGGCTGATGCCGGTCATGATGGGCAC contains the following coding sequences:
- a CDS encoding sigma-54-dependent transcriptional regulator, with protein sequence MPENVSPDLSSPIDHAPVFLIEDDDVVRLGCEQALTLADVPVQSFADAESALAALATQTPAVVVTDVRLPGRDGLAVLREMLQHDRQLPVILITGHGDVTMAVAAMRAGAYDFMEKPFHSERLVDVVRRALEKRRLTSENLRLREALQGRQAYPLIGQSPAMQNVRRLVTALAPTDADILVTGETGSGKEVLARAIHEGSRRRGPFVALNCAALPESVFESEMFGHESGAFTGANRRRIGKMEYANGGTLFLDEIESMPLALQAKLLRALQERSIERLGSNASVPVDCRVVAAAKVDLKEASDRSAFRADLYYRLNVVSIALPPLRQRAEDIPLLMAHFLQQAGVRYDRAAPDWSAQDMMRWQHHDWPGNVRELKNVAERFCLGLDDGLVATEASQHSLAGRMMAVERTTIEEALRATEGNVARAADLLAVPRKTLYDKLNRHGIEPDRFRSN
- a CDS encoding sensor histidine kinase — encoded protein: MTQPDGHADLAHPARGRGWRLAVALAMAACCAAAGWGAYAIALQRYVATRAEEAGQRTTYYAQNLRSTLARYESLPRLAALEHVLHVALLQDAQAGDATMRRAANAYLKEVQAATDLAAAHLINTTGLTIAASNWDLPTSFVGQNYAFRPYFAEAMREGLGRFYGVGNTTGETGYFVAAPVREDAKPIGVVVVKVNLDAFEASLSRSGDTVLLVDRHGVIFLSSVPEWKYRTLGTLSPEQQTALDATRQYAPHSLTPLDTQAGGVPFSADQPPQTVRVALPGKSASTLRVQYRPVGLLGWQVAVLIDPRDEQRTALVAGASAAFAMALVFSVFVALRLRTRRREEQRRARAALREVQRDLEARIAQRTAELTSANTALASKVEALDAAQRILRETRDAAVQAGKLAVLGQMAAGITHELNQPLTALTTLSDNANQLAERGRIDEVRGNLTHISQLAERMGRIVSHIKAFSRKGARGDEARAAVSVDETIRQALMLVETRRRQVGVTVTAPPVPPDLAVWANAVRLEQVLVNLIRNAIDAMAETSQPESAAVHVRVEPIENWVRITVRDFGPGIPPDVLPRLFEPFFTTKDDGLGLGLGLAISLAIIEDFGGRLVGQNADDGAGGAEFVIELERVVKPHA